Within the Chromobacterium paludis genome, the region CTCCAGCCGGTGCCAGTCATCGGCCGTCTCGCCCACCAGCCAAGCCTCCTGGCGCGCCCTGTCCACCAGCACCGCGGCCGGCGCGCGCGCCCACACCGCCAGCGGGAAACTGTCCGGCAAAGCCTGCTCCACATGCGGCTCGAACTCGGACAGCAAGTCATAGGCCAGGTAGACGAACCAGCCGCCGACAAAAGGCAGGCCATGCGGGTTGGACACCGCGTGCGGGCGGAAGGCGCGCATTTCATCTAAAAATGCCTGGCCTTCGCCGCTATGAAACACGCGCCGGTCGCGCTGCATCAGGAGCAAGTCCCAGCCGCTGTCGCCGGACGACTGCATCAAGTAAGGGAAATTCTCGCGATCGGAAACGTGCAGCGCCAGCAAGTCGGGAATGAAATCGAGTTTCTGCGTGAACATCGGGCATCCTGGGCCGGCAAGGCCCGGCATTGATTGGCAATCACCGCCGGCCAACCTTGCGCGCGGCGGCAAAAAAGAAAAACCGCTGCGAGTGTAGCGCAGCGGTTCGCTCTGTCAATCGAATGTTTCGACAGTCTTACACGCGCTTGAACACCAAGGTGCCGTTGGTGCCGCCAAAACCGAAGGAGTTGGAGATGCCCACCTCGATCTTCATGTCGCGCGCGGTGTTGGCCACATAATCCAGATCGCAGCCGCCCTCGATGTCCTGCTCGACCAGATTGATGGTCGGCGGCGACACCTGATGATGGATGGCCAGGATGGTGTAGATCGCCTCCACGCCGCCGGCGCCGCCCAGCAAGTGACCGGTCATCGACTTGGTGGAGTTGACCACCAGCTTCTTGGCGTGGTCGCCGAAAGCCATCTTGATGGCGTTCGTCTCGTTGGTGTCGCCCAGCGGCGTGGACGTGCCGTGCGCGTTGACGTACTGCACCTGGTCGGCATGGATGCCGGCGTCGCGCAGCGCGTTGCTCACGCCGCGGGCCGGACCCTCGGTACTTGGCGCGGTGATGTGGTGCGCGTCCGAACTCATGCCGAAGCCGATCAGCTCCGCGTAGATTTTGGCGCCGCGCTTCACCGCGTGTTCGTACTCCTCCAGCACCAGCACGCCGGCGCCCTCGCCCATCACGAAACCGTCGCGGCCTTTGTCCCAAGGACGGGAGGCGGCTTCCGGATCGTCATTGCGCGTGGACATCGCCTTCATCGCGGCGAAACCGCCAATGCCCAGACGCGAGATCGCGCCTTCGGCACCGCCGGCCACCATGATGTCGGCGTCGCCGTACTGGATCAGGCGAGCGGCGTCGCCGATGCAGTGCGCGCCGGTGGTGCAGGCGGACACAATGCCGTAACTCGGCCCCTGATAGCCCTTCAGGATGGACACCTGGCCGGCGATCAGATTGATCAGCGAACCGGGAATGAAGAACGGGCCGATTTTGCGCGGACCGCCTTCCATCAAGGCCACGCCGGTTTCCTCGATCAGCGGCAAGCCGCCGATGCCGGAACCGATGTTGACGCCGACGCGGGTCTTGTCCAGGCCGGGGATGTCATCCAGCCCGGCGTCGGCGACGGCCTGCAGGGCCGCGGCGATGCCGTAGTGAATGAACAAATCGTTGCGGCGCGCTTCCTTCGGCGAAATGTAGTCGCCGATATTGAAGTCCTTGACCTCGCCCGCGATCTGGCAAGCCATGTCGCTGGCGTCGAAACGGGTGATCTTGCCGATGCCGCTCTTGCCGGCGACCAGATTGGCCCAGCCGGTGGCGACGTCATTGCCGACCGGGGACACATGGCCCAGGCCGGTGACTACTACTCTGCGTTTGGACACGAAGAATCTCCGTGAGAGATGGGAGGGCAGTCTCCCGTTGAGACCAGGCGCGTGGCCTGCGCCGCGGCGCAAATCAAACGCGCGTTTGGAATCCTCATAATAAAAGAACCTCTGCGGGCGAGCCGAAGCAGCACCGGGCAGAGGTCCTGGTCCCGAAGAAAGGGATTACTTGTTCAGGTGAGCGGTGACGTAGTCAACGGCTTGCTGAACGGTCGTGATCTTCTCGGCCTCTTCGTCCGGAATTTCGCACTCGAACTCTTCTTCCAGAG harbors:
- the fabF gene encoding beta-ketoacyl-ACP synthase II; this encodes MSKRRVVVTGLGHVSPVGNDVATGWANLVAGKSGIGKITRFDASDMACQIAGEVKDFNIGDYISPKEARRNDLFIHYGIAAALQAVADAGLDDIPGLDKTRVGVNIGSGIGGLPLIEETGVALMEGGPRKIGPFFIPGSLINLIAGQVSILKGYQGPSYGIVSACTTGAHCIGDAARLIQYGDADIMVAGGAEGAISRLGIGGFAAMKAMSTRNDDPEAASRPWDKGRDGFVMGEGAGVLVLEEYEHAVKRGAKIYAELIGFGMSSDAHHITAPSTEGPARGVSNALRDAGIHADQVQYVNAHGTSTPLGDTNETNAIKMAFGDHAKKLVVNSTKSMTGHLLGGAGGVEAIYTILAIHHQVSPPTINLVEQDIEGGCDLDYVANTARDMKIEVGISNSFGFGGTNGTLVFKRV